One genomic region from Microcystis panniformis FACHB-1757 encodes:
- a CDS encoding NACHT domain-containing protein, whose translation MKLKLSVAGLEQVKTRWAQKQKEGWTRGHLCKEASQFCQPRIDWVEDLDYRFSYANSCSPETLDHFLRGKNIQSEGFFAFCRALNIDPSKVADLDNLLQKLTQDIEPIWVGRESLQSDLLEKLRGDCRIVVITGITGIGKTALAYKLALALCQEGFPPELPIDFDGFNQREDQQSQSEAQNFISTAIDLLNRGDEPVTAKQAKNPEQLLTQLVNHLSNNRRLIWFDSMENLLQGEQQDGSNRFKDPLWRVFFQRILEAEDCQTRIVITSQDKPEDFETFSQAQYWHIQPLMGLEEQESLQLFERLFQQAEVELILHGRNLAYLKEIGKLYEGHPLAIRLISGDIIDRMNGNISTYYEENKSRFRRLREMIDEAQKANPDDYYKVNLMTKQLRKQLLEEEIERTIERLEKTFKTAYLLLIYGSTYSSFEFKNAWFENLQLFSEYEEQDLDLALFTLFNRYLVETQKQLGYEPHIKQHSLIRNVAFKHLVSTQRKEGKPNHE comes from the coding sequence ATGAAGTTAAAACTCTCCGTAGCGGGACTTGAGCAAGTCAAAACCCGATGGGCGCAAAAACAAAAAGAAGGCTGGACTAGAGGGCATTTATGTAAGGAAGCTAGTCAATTTTGTCAACCTCGTATAGACTGGGTAGAAGATCTGGATTACCGATTTTCCTATGCCAATTCCTGCTCACCAGAGACTTTAGATCATTTTTTGAGGGGTAAAAACATTCAATCGGAAGGTTTTTTCGCCTTTTGTCGAGCTTTGAACATCGACCCTTCAAAAGTCGCAGATCTAGATAATCTTTTGCAAAAACTGACTCAAGATATCGAGCCTATTTGGGTGGGGCGAGAGTCTCTTCAAAGTGATTTACTGGAAAAACTAAGAGGCGATTGTCGTATTGTCGTAATTACAGGAATAACAGGTATTGGGAAAACTGCCCTCGCCTACAAATTAGCCTTAGCTTTGTGTCAAGAAGGGTTTCCTCCTGAACTGCCTATTGATTTTGATGGGTTTAATCAACGGGAGGATCAACAGTCGCAATCAGAAGCACAAAACTTTATCAGCACAGCTATTGATTTACTCAATCGTGGCGATGAACCTGTTACGGCAAAACAAGCAAAAAACCCAGAACAATTATTAACTCAACTGGTTAATCATCTGAGCAATAATCGTCGATTGATTTGGTTTGATTCAATGGAAAATCTTTTACAAGGAGAACAACAAGATGGCAGTAATCGCTTTAAAGACCCCCTCTGGCGAGTCTTTTTTCAAAGGATATTAGAAGCCGAAGATTGTCAGACTCGAATTGTGATAACTTCGCAGGATAAGCCTGAAGATTTTGAAACTTTTAGTCAAGCTCAATATTGGCATATTCAGCCATTAATGGGATTAGAAGAGCAGGAAAGTTTACAGTTATTTGAACGTTTATTTCAACAAGCAGAAGTCGAATTAATTCTTCATGGACGTAACCTTGCTTACCTTAAAGAGATCGGAAAACTTTATGAAGGACATCCTCTCGCTATCCGCTTAATTTCCGGTGATATTATTGATAGAATGAATGGAAATATCAGCACTTATTATGAGGAGAATAAATCCCGATTTCGACGATTAAGAGAAATGATTGATGAAGCTCAAAAAGCCAATCCTGATGATTATTACAAAGTCAACTTAATGACCAAACAATTACGAAAACAACTGTTAGAGGAGGAAATCGAAAGAACAATAGAGCGACTTGAAAAAACTTTTAAAACTGCTTATTTATTGCTTATCTATGGCTCCACTTATTCATCTTTTGAATTTAAAAATGCGTGGTTTGAAAATCTTCAATTATTCTCAGAATACGAGGAACAAGATTTAGACCTAGCTCTTTTTACCTTGTTTAACCGTTATTTAGTAGAAACTCAAAAACAACTGGGATATGAACCACATATCAAACAGCACAGCTTAATTCGCAATGTTGCTTTCAAGCATCTAGTATCTACCCAAAGAAAAGAAGGAAAACCAAATCATGAATGA